The Pelagibius sp. CAU 1746 genomic sequence GACAGCCGTAGGTCTTTATGAACAGCCGCTTCTTCGCCTTGCCGTCCATCCGCTCCGTCACCTTTGCGCCTTCCCGTTCCCTTGCCATCGGCATTCCAACTTTCAACCGCTCCACCCCGTCACGCCGCCGTCACGGCGCCCTGCCCGGACCCGCCGGGGGCGGGCAGCGCGGGCTGGCGCTGCCCGGCGAGGGCCGCCGCCACGCCGCGCGCCACCACTCCATAACAATGATCGCTCAGGGCCTTGCGCGATCCGAACTGATCGATCGTCACCGGCTCGTGGAACTCCACCACCACCGTCACCCGGCCCAGGCTGATGGCGTGCCAGAGGTGGTTGCCCAGTTCCATATCGCCGTACCAGGCGAAAAACGGCCTTAGATAGCGGCCCAGGGGCAGTCCGTCGAGTCTTGTGTAGCTGACCGACACCGGCTGCACGGTCAGGGCCTGGCCGTGCGGCCGGCGCTCCGCGACCGAGAACAGCGCGCTCTTGAAGGCCAGGATCCCGTTGCCGTCGCCCGAGGTGCCCTCGGGAAAGAGGATCAGGTCGTCGCCCGCGTCCAGCCGGCGGGCCATCTCGTCGCGGTGCTCGGCGGCGCGCTGTACCCGGCGCTCCACGAAAACCGTCTCCTGCAGCTTTGCCAGCCAGGAGAAGAACGGCCAGGTCGCGACCTCGGCCTTGGCCACGAAGGAAGCCCTGAGCAGCGCCCCCAGAACCTCGATGTCCAGATAGGACACGTGGTTGGCGACATAGAGCGTCGGGTGCCGGCGCGCCCGGCGGCCATGGCATTCGATCCGGATGCCGAGGATCCGGCAGGTCTGCCTGTGGTACCACTGCGGCAACCGCTTGCGCAGCGGCCAGGCCAGAGCCACGGCGAGCGACTGGACCGGCATCAAGGCAAGGGTGAGGCCGGCGTAGGCCAGCAGGCGGACAAGGGCGGTGGTCGGCGAGCCGATGCTGGGTGCCGTCATGCCCCTCCACCAGATGCTTTGCCGTCGCCGTCCGCGCCACCGGCCTGGTCGTCGCGCGTGTAGTGGCGACGGTATTTCTCGGTCACCAGATCGGTCTTCACCACGATGCAGACGTCGGTGGTGCCGAATTCCCAGTCGACCACGGCGCCGTCGCCGACGAAGCCGCCGAGGCGCAGGTAGCCCTTGATCAGCGGCGGCAGCGCCTGGCGCGCCCGGACGATATCGACTTGTTCGGGCGGCAGCAGGTCCATGGCGACATAGCGATCGGCCACCGCGCGGGCGCGCAGCGCCGGCGGGGCCAGGTGGTGATGGTGGAGATAGGCCAGC encodes the following:
- a CDS encoding lysophospholipid acyltransferase family protein — encoded protein: MTAPSIGSPTTALVRLLAYAGLTLALMPVQSLAVALAWPLRKRLPQWYHRQTCRILGIRIECHGRRARRHPTLYVANHVSYLDIEVLGALLRASFVAKAEVATWPFFSWLAKLQETVFVERRVQRAAEHRDEMARRLDAGDDLILFPEGTSGDGNGILAFKSALFSVAERRPHGQALTVQPVSVSYTRLDGLPLGRYLRPFFAWYGDMELGNHLWHAISLGRVTVVVEFHEPVTIDQFGSRKALSDHCYGVVARGVAAALAGQRQPALPAPGGSGQGAVTAA